One window of the Desulfovibrio sp. genome contains the following:
- a CDS encoding TolC family protein: MIENREVLSHEVRRAQAGFGPRVDVTGQAGGSVLSDSSTRNQNLDKQMWGKIGYSAQLVQPIWDGFATRSRVRNAKSTLESQQYRVFDTATSLSLDAIIAHIDLLRRRKIYELSEENVAQHKGLVAQAQDRASLGADTAADVTQAQSRLQRAYSSLSEAKAALLVAEETYARLTGLPAASRLQTVSMPPQLFAATQAVMEQAKKSNPKLAAYLQDIRASRASRELADAAFSPTLNLEAGPNYTNLGGASDRWVYSFDVMGVVRWNIFNSGADLAERRAASARMRQTRQVMYNFMDDLKLDVESTWVNYQAAQEQYNHYSKAIEYNKYTRTAYREQFQIGKRSILDVLDTESELYNSATQAETARGNILVGAYRLSALTGNMLPEMSINTGPLGQSAPKDPEDPREEFAPGWFN, translated from the coding sequence ATGATCGAAAACCGCGAAGTCTTGTCTCATGAAGTGCGGCGAGCCCAGGCTGGCTTTGGCCCCCGGGTGGACGTTACCGGGCAGGCTGGCGGCAGCGTGCTGAGCGATTCCAGCACCCGCAACCAGAATCTGGACAAGCAGATGTGGGGCAAGATTGGCTACAGTGCCCAGCTTGTGCAACCCATTTGGGATGGCTTTGCCACCCGCTCGCGTGTGCGTAATGCCAAGTCTACTCTTGAATCTCAACAATATCGTGTGTTTGACACTGCTACGTCGCTCTCGCTGGACGCAATTATTGCGCACATCGATCTTTTGCGCCGTAGAAAGATTTATGAACTTTCTGAAGAAAACGTGGCCCAACACAAGGGGCTGGTGGCGCAAGCCCAGGATCGCGCGAGCCTCGGTGCTGATACTGCTGCCGACGTAACGCAGGCACAGTCGCGCCTGCAGCGTGCGTATTCCAGCCTTTCTGAGGCCAAGGCCGCCCTGCTGGTGGCTGAAGAAACCTATGCGCGTCTTACCGGTTTGCCCGCTGCCAGCCGTTTGCAGACCGTGAGCATGCCTCCCCAGCTTTTTGCGGCAACGCAGGCGGTTATGGAGCAGGCCAAGAAAAGCAATCCCAAGCTTGCTGCCTACCTGCAGGACATCCGCGCTTCGCGTGCATCACGCGAGCTGGCTGATGCTGCTTTTTCGCCCACTCTTAATCTTGAGGCAGGGCCCAATTATACCAACCTCGGTGGCGCCAGCGACCGTTGGGTTTACAGTTTTGACGTTATGGGCGTTGTGCGCTGGAACATCTTCAACAGCGGGGCCGACCTTGCCGAACGCCGCGCTGCATCTGCCCGCATGCGCCAGACTCGTCAGGTGATGTACAACTTCATGGATGACCTCAAGCTTGATGTTGAAAGCACATGGGTCAACTATCAGGCCGCCCAGGAACAGTACAATCACTATTCAAAAGCCATTGAGTACAACAAGTACACCCGCACCGCCTATCGGGAACAGTTCCAGATTGGCAAGCGCAGTATCCTGGACGTTCTTGATACTGAAAGCGAACTGTACAACTCCGCAACTCAGGCCGAAACCGCCCGTGGGAACATTCTTGTGGGTGCGTACAGATTGTCGGCCCTCACTGGCAATATGCTGCCTGAAATGTCCATCAACACTGGCCCGCTTGGGCAAAGTGCCCCCAAAGATCCCGAAGACCCACGCGAAGAATTCGCACCCGGCTGGTTCAATTGA
- the rbr gene encoding rubrerythrin: MKSLKGSQTEKNILTAFAGESQARNRYDYFAGRAKNDGFVLVQEIFLETALQEKEHAKRLFKFLEGGDVEITAAFPAGVIAGSEANLIAAASGENHEHTVMYPEYAAIADKEGYAEVAAVMRNIAIAEAYHEKRFLALASDIKEGRMFVRTKPTVWRCLNCGCLAEGDHAPEMCPACAHPKAYFAELNYSF, encoded by the coding sequence ATGAAGTCACTGAAAGGTTCCCAGACCGAAAAAAATATTCTTACCGCCTTTGCTGGTGAATCGCAGGCCCGCAACCGTTACGACTACTTTGCCGGACGCGCCAAGAACGACGGTTTTGTGCTGGTGCAAGAAATTTTTCTTGAAACCGCCTTGCAGGAAAAAGAACACGCCAAACGCCTGTTCAAGTTTCTTGAAGGCGGCGATGTGGAAATCACCGCGGCTTTTCCCGCTGGCGTGATCGCTGGCAGCGAAGCCAACCTGATCGCCGCTGCCAGTGGTGAAAACCACGAGCACACCGTCATGTATCCCGAATATGCCGCCATCGCGGACAAAGAAGGCTATGCGGAAGTTGCCGCCGTCATGCGCAATATCGCCATTGCCGAGGCCTACCACGAAAAGCGTTTTCTTGCGCTTGCCAGCGATATCAAGGAAGGGCGCATGTTTGTGCGCACCAAGCCCACCGTGTGGCGCTGCCTTAACTGCGGCTGTCTGGCAGAGGGCGACCACGCCCCCGAAATGTGTCCGGCCTGTGCCCACCCCAAGGCGTATTTTGCCGAACTCAACTACTCGTTCTAG